The Lactuca sativa cultivar Salinas chromosome 2, Lsat_Salinas_v11, whole genome shotgun sequence genome includes the window AGAGAACAAGTTCCAGAAATTGAGGAAGAACGACATGGTAATGGCTGCAATCTGATAATTCGGTGTGAGGGCCACAAGCATCATCCCATATAATGTAAAATAAAGAAAGGACATGAACATATAGAAGTGGAAACATAAGAACTTGTATATTGAACACTCGAATCCAATCATGGAGTAAATCAAAAGACTGTATATGATTGTCTGGATGCCTACATAAACCACCTCAATGGCAACCTACAATTAAAATAATCATCTTCTTTAAGTTTTCTATAAAACTTCtctaaaagagaaattaaatatcctcctacttttaTTCCTACAAATCATCCTACCCAATTAAATGATTACATATGTCATTTTAGTATGCTAAAATACcattaaatgagcattaaatgtgacacatgtcatcatttaattggGTAGGAAGATTTGTAGGAAgaaaaagtaggaggatatttaatttctcaaactgagaaattaaatatcctcctacttttaTTCATACAAATCATCCTACCCAATTAAATGATTACATATGTCATTTTAGTATGCTAAAATACcattaaatgagcattaaatgtgacacatgtcatcatttaattggGTAGGAAGATTTGTAGGAAgaaaaagtaggaggatatttaatttctcaaactAAAAAGTTAACATTTTTCTCATACCTGAGAAAATGCGTAAGGGATTGGTGAATATATCCCTGCTGCCTTCTCGCGATAGAAAACTGTCCTTTCTATAGACACCACAGACTGCACAGCCGCAGTGTTGGTTCCACCAAGAAAAAGTACAGCACCATACATAGCCCCCATCAGATTCATTACATCTTGTTGTTTGTCACTGTCAAAGCGACACATAATCATTTAGAATTACATTCTAAATGTGAAAATAAAATGTGTTTGATCTCTTACGTTTTTTGGCCTTTGTCCCAGAAAATTACTCCAAAAAGAGTGCCAATAATTGTTGTCATGAAGAACCGAACAACATTATACTGTGGATGCCTCCAGTATGACCAATGTTGTTTCCATAAGCAAGCTTTGCATTGTGTCCAGAAGGAATGAGAGTACTTTGTAGGGAAGTAAAGGTCCTTGGACCCTTTTATGGGTGTACTTAGCACCTTAATGAGCTTCTGGCTTCTCCTGGTTGATGTTTGATAGAACCCATTAGCAAGAAGCTTACTAGAATCTTAAAGACAGGCTTACAGATTCATACTTATAAAGATCAGAATTGGCATAAATCTCTGCAAAATCAACACCAAGTTGAGTTTCGACTGCTAAAGAAGTAACTTCAAGCATCCATGTAGCAGGATTTTGACCTTGTTTGATTTTGTCGACTCCAGGAATAGACTGGCAAGTTTATTCGAGTTATTAGATTCTCCGCGTTGTATGAATGGGAGCATGAAATTTAAGGATGTACTCACTTCAAAATATTCTATTAGGTGGTTAGATTGGTGCCCAAGAGGTCCGGTGTAAGTGACCTGTCCACCTCTTTTCATCAACAATAACTGCAAGAAAATGAGAAGTAGGTTTTAAAGAACATTGAAATTGAACCCATGAAATGGAAACTGAGTACTTCAATTTTAGATGACTTACCTCATCAAAAGCCTCAAAAATGTCGATACTCGGTTGGTGAATCGTGCAGACAACTGTACGACCGGTGTCTACCGTGTTTCTGACAGTACGCATGACAATGGCAGCAGCTCTTGCATCAAGTCCTGATGTGGGCTCATCCATGAAGATGATTGATGGATTTGCAACCAATTCTATTGCTATTGTCAGCCTCTTTCTTTGTTCTGTTGAAAGACCATCTACTCCTGGAAGCCCAACTATTGCATTCCTTAACCGGCTCAGTTCAACCAAATCCATGACTTCTTCCACAAACATCTAAACCATAAGAAATAAATGTAGTTGTTGGTATCATGAGCAGCAATCAAAGTTTTTGCAAAATGGTTATATATACTTCCAACAATCCCTGTGCTGGCCTACATTGTCATGTGGCATATTGGAATTAAAACTCCCACAGTGTGTTGATATGTCCGAGGGCAAAATGGTCAAAGCTGTGAAAACTATAAAAAATTACCTGGCAAGTTTGTGGGGTTATGTCTGGAGCAAGGCGTAACCAGGCAGAGTACACAAGGGACTCATAAACAGTGACATGGGGAGAATGGATGTCGTTTTGTTCACAGTATCCACTGACACGAGCAAATGTTTCTTGTTTTTTAGGGTAACCAGAGATGCTGATACTTCCTTCAATATACCCACTAGTCTTTCTCCCAGCTAACACATCCATCAATGTCGTCTTTCCTGCCCCACTGATTCCAACCAATGCTGTCAGGATGCCTGGCTGGAACGTTCCACTAACATCTTGTAGGAGTTGTAGACGATTCTCTTCTATTCCTTTTGTTTTCATTTCCTGAGAAATTTCCCAAATTTCTATCATCCTTCCACATGAAAATCAagtttctgaacttaatttgttATAACTGGTACTTACAGCAGGCATATCTACATAGTAATTGACATGATCAAATGCAAGTGACAATGGCTCAAACGGGAGCACcattcctttctttcttgctgcCATTTCTGTGCCTGTTTCTGGGTACTTCTTATTCTGCTCATCTTCTGTTGGAACAATGGTTGTTGAATCTCCAAGGGCTGGAGTTTGGATCAAAATGGTATATAAGATACAAGAACGTGtgcatataaaaaaaatattacacaTATAAAAGTAAGAAAATCTTACGATTCAAGTACGTGAGAGCTAACACAAACAAGAGGTTAAAAAGAAGAGAAAACCCAAAGAGTGCAATGACACAAACCCAATACATGTAATCGGTTGTGAACATCCCCCTCGACTTTAGAAGAACCTTCCCTACAGTTGTTTCGTTGATTCTTGGATCAGGATTTGGCTGTGTAACACAAGGGAAAGCTATTTAGTTCATAGACATAAGCAAAAAATACATAACTTTTTTTTGGTAACGAAGCTTACAGTGCTCCATCTATCATCTAGAAACTCATTGATTTCAAGGGCATTTTGTCCATACATCATTGGGGAAATGTAATATCCCCATATCATCCATGGCTCAATGTCGTctgcaagaaaaaaaaattaagtatagAAAAGGGGTAAACATACACCCAAGACCTCCATTATAGAATTTCACTCCTCAACCGTTTTCCTAAGCAATTTGTAGTAAACAAACTATGAAGATTTAGGATGCATACCTTTTGCAACGATGAATCCACCGAGTACAAAAACCAATAGCAACATAAAGGTACCAAGAGCATTTGCTATGACCTGCGTTCTTCCAAGGGCAGCCATGAAACGGTAAAGAGACGAAGCCGTTTGATGTAGGCCAATATAAGCCAAAAGCTGTCGGAAAAACCTGATACATATTCAAATAGGGAAACATCAATCATGTAAGATTCATTCAAGTTTCAACCTCATTTAGTTTCAGAAATTTTTTAACTACTTACCTGTTAGGAGAAGGAGCAAACCCAATAGTGTAATATGTTAGAACAATCCATATTATTGACTCCATGATTGATATAGGAATACTCATTATCCATATAGGTATTGCAAATGCCCACGCAGGGTAAAACAGCGAATCCCTCTGTTTAAAGAACACAGGCAGCCTCATAACCGT containing:
- the LOC111915022 gene encoding pleiotropic drug resistance protein 2, producing MTAAPGGGIAFSTNERQVDEDELKRAAFERIPTHRLKKGFLKQVLDNGQIVGQEIDIADLGPQDKKLLIESILKVVEEDNEKLLNRVRARTNRVGIDIPKIQVRYKNLLIEGDVHVGSRALPTLLNATLNTMEGLLQLFNLVPSKKRVVKILRDVSGIVRPSRMTLLLGPPGSGKTTLLRALAGVLNSNLRVTGEVTYCGHRMSEFIPQRTCAYISQHDFHNGEMTVRETFDFAGRCLGVGTRYDLLEELSRREKDEGIKPDPEIEAFMKATAVSGQESSLATDYVLKILGLDICADMVVGDVMRRGISGGEKKRVTTGEMLVGPAKVFFMDEISTGLDSSTTFQIVKYMKQLVHIMDVTMIISLLQPAPETFELFDDIILLSEGQIVYQGPREDILAFFESVGFKCPERKGVADFLQEVTSRKDQEQYWFKRNEPYHYISVPEFSRLFSQFETGERLYDDLALPYDKTQMHPAALVTEKYGISNMELLKANLAREWLLMKRNAFLYIFKTTQITIMSVITFTVFFRAEAKTGRLEDGGKFYGALFFSLLNVMFNGAVELALTVMRLPVFFKQRDSLFYPAWAFAIPIWIMSIPISIMESIIWIVLTYYTIGFAPSPNRFFRQLLAYIGLHQTASSLYRFMAALGRTQVIANALGTFMLLLVFVLGGFIVAKDDIEPWMIWGYYISPMMYGQNALEINEFLDDRWSTPNPDPRINETTVGKVLLKSRGMFTTDYMYWVCVIALFGFSLLFNLLFVLALTYLNPLGDSTTIVPTEDEQNKKYPETGTEMAARKKGMVLPFEPLSLAFDHVNYYVDMPAEMKTKGIEENRLQLLQDVSGTFQPGILTALVGISGAGKTTLMDVLAGRKTSGYIEGSISISGYPKKQETFARVSGYCEQNDIHSPHVTVYESLVYSAWLRLAPDITPQTCQMFVEEVMDLVELSRLRNAIVGLPGVDGLSTEQRKRLTIAIELVANPSIIFMDEPTSGLDARAAAIVMRTVRNTVDTGRTVVCTIHQPSIDIFEAFDELLLMKRGGQVTYTGPLGHQSNHLIEYFESIPGVDKIKQGQNPATWMLEVTSLAVETQLGVDFAEIYANSDLYKRSQKLIKVLSTPIKGSKDLYFPTKYSHSFWTQCKACLWKQHWSYWRHPQYNVVRFFMTTIIGTLFGVIFWDKGQKTDKQQDVMNLMGAMYGAVLFLGGTNTAAVQSVVSIERTVFYREKAAGIYSPIPYAFSQVAIEVVYVGIQTIIYSLLIYSMIGFECSIYKFLCFHFYMFMSFLYFTLYGMMLVALTPNYQIAAITMSFFLNFWNLFSGFLIPRKQIPIWWRWYY